The genomic stretch gtaaatgtgagtgtgtgagtgagtgagtgagtaagtgaatgagtgagtgtgtgagtgagtgaggtgtgagtgagtgagtgagtgagtgcgtgagtgaggaagtgagtgagtgagtaaatgagtgagtgagtgagtgagtgtgtgagtgtgtgagtgagtgaggtgtgagtgagtgagtgaatgagtgagtgagtgagtgaatgagtgagtgagtgaataagtgagtgaataaggagtgagtgagtgagtgagtgagtggtggtgagtgagtgagtaactgagtgactgagtgactgagtaaatgagtgagtggtgagtgtgtgagtgtgtgagtgagtgagtgagtgagtgagtgagtgagtgagtgagtgagtgagtgagtgtgtgagtgagagagtgagtaactgagtgactgagtgactgagtaaatgagtgagtgaggagtgagtgagtgagtgagtggtgagtgagtgagtgagtgagtgagagagtgagtaactgagtgactgagtgactgagtaaatgagtgagtgagtgagtgtgtgagtgagtgagtgagtgagtgagtgagtgagtgagtgcgtgagtgagtgaataagtgagtaagtgagtgagtgagtgagtgagtgagtgagtgagtgagtgagtgagtgagtgagtgagcctCCCTTTCCCTTCGGGCTCACTTCCACCCATCGGCCCTTCCTGTGGGACTCTGAGGCTGAACAAGCCTTCTCCAAATTCAAAGACCTTTTCACATCCGCTCCTGTCCTGGCCAAGCCTGACCCTGCTTGCCAATTTACAGTGGATGTTCGCATCCGATCTAGGTGCTGTCCTGTCTCAGAGGGATGCCTGTGACAACTGGCTTCATCTCTGCTTTTTTCTCCTACTTCCTGAGCCAGGCCGAGCAGAACTACTCTGTAGGAGAACAGGAGCTTCTGGCAGTTAAGCTGGCCTTGGAAGAGTGGCATCATTGTCTAGAGGGGACCAAGATGCTGGGGGCTTTTCTTTGGGAGTTTTAACTTTTCCCTAGTTTGGGCAAACTGCAAACAATGTACCGCACCCCACTACAGTGTGGGCCATAAAGTCTGGCTGTCCATCTGAGACCTCCCACTTAAGGCCATCTTCAAGAAACTTATCACATGCTTCATGGGACCTTTTCCCATTTCTAAAGTTATCAACCCCGGCGCGGTCCACCTCAAACTCCCCAGAGTCCTCCAGATCCACCCTACCTTCTATGTCTCCTGTTTCAAACACATCTTACCTGTATTTTGGTAATTTTGGTAATTTTGGTATTTTCCAGCCATTGTTTTTCCTGCTGCCTGCTTGGCTTTATGGACTGTTCTATTAGATTCATTCTATGTTTTACTAGCTCTGCccttttgctgttttttctgttttttagatGTGTTTTTGCCTGGCTTTTTATTCTTCCTTGTTTGGACTATATGAACCTCTtgactttttaacttttttgtgGAGGTTTGTTTTGGAACTGTTTGTAAGTATCCGCAATGTTGTTTTGGTTTGAGTTCTGAAACTGGTTACCTGCTTACTCcccagttgtttttttattgaggaCTCTTATCTTAAACTCTAATCTTATGTCCTACGTTTAAGGTCCCTCCAGGCTGTCCCTGACACAAATAGATTCAGAGATCAAGGTGTGTAGTTTTTCTGTGTGTTACACCTTATTGGACTGAAGCTAATAGgtgtttttaagtttttagCTTAAGTGACTGAGTAAAGCATTAAAGAATTGGTATTCATTTGGGAATACGATTTACTCTTATGAAGGTTATCACTGAACTTCCCACCTATAATACAAAACCATGTAATTGCACTACTTGTCCACTAGATGGCTTCCAATGGTTGACATGACCACTAaactttttttcggcttctcccattagggggcgccacagcagaccatccgcatgttctgatttggcacgttttacattaatttttatCATCTCTGATCTCATTAGCTTGTACTCATTTACCGTCAATGTCAACGTTGAAAGTTTATTTACAACCTGTAGGATTTTCAGCATTGATTGGGTTTTCAgctgttcaggtgtgtgtaattCCCTCATTATTTTACTTACAAGTAAGCAGATtcctacaaccccaattcctaaaaaagttgggatgctgtgtaaaatgtaaacaaaaaaacagaatgggATGGTTTGCAAAATCTCCTAATaccgtattttatttacaataaagcaaaaacatATGTTCTATTGTTCTATTCTTgactgatacaggattctacctGCTTAACCATCATATTGGtttatttcatgatgcaccaaatgtttttaatttgtaaaacatCTGGATGAAGGCAGGCCAGTTCAACACCTGGTCTCTTCTACTATAaagtcatgctgttgtaatagatgcagtatgcagttagcattgtcctgctgaaatatGCATGGCTTTCCCTGAAAAAATCAtcatctggatggaagcatttgttgctccaAAACctgtacaacctttcagcattgatagtGCTTTTCCGGATGCACAAATGCactccataccatcagagatgcagacttTTGAATAAGCACTGATAAGttagatggtccctctcctctttagttcGGAGGATGTGGCGAccataattcattcattcattctaaaCAGAATTTTAAATTtcaccacagaacagtttttcactttccCTCAGTTCTTTATAAATGAGTTTTCGCCCAGAGTAGATGGTGGCGTTtcggatcatgttcacatatagGTTCTTcatttgcatgatagagatttaacctgcatttgtggataaaatggcaaactgtgttcacagacaatgatttctggaggtgttaatgaacCACATCTTGGTgtatcatgactgttttaaatgcagtgccactTGAGAGCCTGAAGAACACAGCCATCCAGTATTTATTGTCACCCTTGACCCTTGCAGACAgaaatttctccagattctcagaATCTTTTGATGtaattatgcactgtagattgtgagatattcaaagtcttcacattttactgttgagggacattaatttttatattaatgtgtagACAGCTTTATTGTAGTTTGGTAAActtctgcccatctttacttttgTGAGTCTCTGTAAGATGTTCCTTTTATACCGTATCATATTACTGACCTGTTGCTATTTACACTAATTACACTATGTTCCTTCAGCTGTATCCTTTTATCAACACTCACTTTGCCAGTCTTTTGTTGCCTGTTGTCTCTGcctcaaattcaaaatgacctgatTTCTTACTTAAAATGACACAATTTCTCAGCTTAAACATTTGAAATCTTTTATGATCTCTTGTgaataaattatgaattttgagatttgtaaatcattgtattctgttttatttacatttaagcaGATtcctacaaccccaattcctaaaaagttgggatgctgtgtaaaatgtaaacaaaaaacagaatggGATGGTTTGCAAAATCTCCTAATaccgtattttatttacaataaagcaaaaacatATGTTCTATTGTTCTATTCTTgactgatacaggattctacctGCTTAACCATCATATTGGtttatttcatgatgcaccaaatgtttttaatttgtaaaacatCTGGATGAAGGCAGGCCAGTTCAACACCTGGTCTCTTCTACTATAaagtcatgctgttgtaatagatgcagtatgcagttagcattgtcctgctgaaatatGCATGGCTTTCCCTGAAAAAATCAtcatctggatggaagcatttgttgctccaAAACctgtacaacctttcagcattgatagtGCTTTTCCGGATGCACAAATGCactccataccatcagagatgcagacttTTGAATAAGCACTGATAAGttagatggtccctctcctctttagttcGGAGGATGTGGCGAccataattcattcattcattctaaaCAGAATTTTAAATTtcaccacagaacagtttttcactttccCTCAGTTCTTTATAAATGAGTTTTCGCCCAGAGTAGATGGTGGCGTTTccggatcatgttcacatatagGTTCTTcatttgcatgatagagatttaacctgcatttgtggataaaatggcaaactgtgttcacagacaatgatttctggaggtgttaatgaacCACATCTTGGTgtatcatgactgttttaaatgcagtgccactTGAGAGCCTGAAGAACACAGCCATCCAGTATTTATTGTCACCCTTGACCCTTGCAGACAgaaatttctccagattctcagaATCTTTTGATGtaattatgcactgtagattgtgagatattcaaagtcttcacattttactgttgagggacattaatttttatattaatgtgtagACAGCTTTATTGTAGTTTGGTAAActtctgcccatctttacttttgTGAGTCTCTGTAAGATGTTCCTTTTATACCGTATCATATTACTGACCTGTTGCTATTTACACTAATTACACTATGTTCCTTCAGCTGTATCCTTTTATCAACACTCACTTTGCCAGTCTTTTGTTGCCTGTTGTCTCTGcctcaaattcaaaatgacctgatTTCTTACTTAAAATGACACAATTTCTCAGCTTAAACATTTGAAATCTTTTATGATCTCTTGTgaataaattatgaattttgagatttgtaaatcattgtattctgttttatttacatttaacacagaGTCCCAACTTCTTATGAAATTGGAGTggtatttaaacacacacacaaaaaaggtgCACAACACAACTCTGAATACCAGGAACTTTCTTATCTATTTGAGTTGCAGATGCTGAACACTAATTATTAATGTACATGCATGTAGAGTACATGATTAAGGTAATAAATGGTGAACCCTAACATTTATATACAGGAACTATAAACAAATTACTCTTTAATTTAActttgcttttgtttatttttttgaggatattaattatatttaaaacaataaggAGGAAGTTCAGTGCACATTCCTTCCTCATATAGAAATCTATTGACGTCAAGCTGTTtaatatacaaacaataaatcTGGCTCAGTTTTGGATACAAGCGATTCGGCAGTACTTtataccaaaacacacacacacacacacctacacacacacacacacacacacgcacaccatgGAATAGCAACCAATTAATTTTTAGAGacttctttctatttttttttcaaatgatttaaacatatttgttGAAGAATCAGAAACAGTATTAACTGCAGGTTTATTGGTGTATGTTGAaacttgttattttttttaataaatgtgtgtgtggaaattgTTTAATACTGTTGTCTCTCAAAGGTTCCctttttttattgaactttGGTCTCACTCTTCCCCAAGCTGGATAAACAGATACTGACATTTAATTACTAGAAACAAGAAACCATAGGCCATGTCAAGTATACACAGCTGTAACTATTAATTAATAcagaataataacaataataataaaaatactgtttatttaaGACAACAAGGTTTGCTTTCTTTTAGAAGATTAATTAATTACCGCCAgttatgttagatttttttcaaaaatgttgctgaatttaattttttcaaatataaaactaaattacTGATCTACAACCCCTATGACAGAACTCAATCTTCAATTTTTCATAGATTGTCAAATATAATAAGATATAATTGTATCATGATTTTCCAACCAGCAGGGTCACAATGGCAGCAAAGTGGGTTACACAATCCCAGTAACAGAAAGTCTTAAGAGGTGGGTTGATGGGGTTTGAGAACCCATGATTATATCCTGGACACCAGAGCAGTTCAAGTCTAGAGTTTGTTATTGAATCAGAAtcgctttattgccaagtatgtttgtacttacaaggaatttgttttggtgaaaaaaagattccagttgcacattttttaaagttcaatggaaataaaagagcaaaataaataaaaaagaataaaagttaATTTGCATTAGTAAAAGTGATATTGcacatatgttttattttattgcacaatggAGAGAGCATTTAAGTGTTCATGAGGTTGATTGCCGGGGGGAAGAGGCTTTTCTTGTGCCTGGCTCTCTTGGTGCTCTGTAGCGTCGGCCAGacaggaaaagtaaaaaaaaaacatgagtttTGTGAGGATTAGTAACATATGAGGACTGAGTAAGTCTATAAAAATCAGTCTTTAAAATTGGGTACAAATGGGAAGCTCAAATCTGAAATCAAATATCTAATCTCAAACAACTCGAACCAAAATCTGTTTACATTGATTGGACATGAATATGGTCTCATCAGATGGGTTTTTGTTGTTAATATGTGACCTTTTTGATGGTGGAAATTGCCAACCAATATGCCATGAGACATGTTCCAATAAACTGgtaaaactgtttaaaacaatGGCATTTCTTCAGCTATTGATGATCTCCTAAGCATGGTGTTAAAGTTCAATTTCAcgtaggctttattgtcatttcattgCACGGCAGCTGAATATTTGGAAAAATCTCAATATGCTaagtgtgtaaagcttttattcatattatggatttttttatgaaaataaaaattaaaaatttgtacacttatagatttgtttggtcaaagtaaatcatAATGCCGTAACATTagcgagtttgttgcatagaaataaAAGTAGCATCAATCCAAATTCTATCCAGGCTCTGtaagaattataataaaatatacagtatgcataGTCACGCATTCTCGGCCCCACCCATTAACCCCGCCCACTGTAAATTCTTATAAAACTGCACACAGTTTCATAtgatattttgaataaatcaatCCAACTTCATCTTTATGACATCATCCTTCTATCCTGCAACGATGAAGACCCAGCTCACACTGCTGCTCGTCTGCACAATTTTCTCAGGAGGTACAAAAACTGCCACTTCATTAAATTAGTAAGTAATTCCTTGGTGTGAATTGTGTAACATTTGTGGCTCTGTTGTTATTCTCTGTTCCTTTTAGCATGGTCACTGGAATGCTACCCGTATACCTACGATTACGATTATACAGGAACATTCACTAATTGTAGCAGTACATGCTCCAGCACAACCACCACTGTGGACATCTGTGAGTATGAGAACATCCTAATGAACATGCTTtagatattttgtgtatttctcACAATTAGAAatggtcaaataaaaaaaaaatccaaattgaATTTTTTCTGCCTATAATACCCTTCGACATAAAACTTGGATGGTTGATTGAACTTTTGAAACTTTTTCAGATCTCGTTAGTGGTGTATCTGGTCTATCATTCACTACTGTGGATTACGATTTTTCTTGCGGATCCCCAGAGAAGTGTGTAAACACCAGTATAAACATTGGTGTGGTAAGAATCACCAACAATACCCAATGCTGCAGTACTAACCACTGCAACAATGACACACTGCCAGGtaaacacttttatatttaaatagacTTATTAATGTTTCAGTTCCTAGTATTAAATGCTGCTCACATGTTTATAAACACATATGTGATCTTCgatgctgtgttgtgttgttcaAACGTAAGAACACTAGTCTACGAACCTCTTTTACCCATGTGTGATATTTACTTATGATGCATTgtgagaactttttttttaatttctttaagaaATGCCGCAGCAGTCCATCAACGGGAAAAAGTGTTACACCTGTAATGAGAATGACTGCTCCCAAAATCTGTATTGTGAAGGAAAAGAAGATCGCTGCATCACTGCAACTGGTGAAAAACACCTACGTTAATCTCTTCAtttcaacatttaaatatttcttgCATATCCACtatcatttcaaataaaaaactgatgGAATGGGTAATAATTCAGATTGTTAATTTAAAAAGATCAAATCTTTAATTAAGATTTATTACCACAAAGCATTCaaaaaatgcataattaatACTTGCTGGTGTTGCTATaagatttgtgtgttttgagacctatatacatttttttatttaatttaacattttaattaaagatgAAATGCTGTAAGTGGAATGACGCATTTAAgttataaacaaaacatactgtCAAAAAACTGATTTGGAATTTGGTGTGATCGGGGAAGTCATTCGGCACTGGCAGAATCCCAACTAATTATATTTTCCTTTGAGTGCTTTTACTGTTTAATAGCTGCCTTTAAATCACAtcagaatatatacagtatacaggagaTCTTGTGCCACTTCTTATATCAATGTTCAGCCTGTGAcattaaaatttattaatttttttaatgtctaaaaaaaatatatacttttttttacagcattcagaagtttctaaaaaaaattcaaaagcacaataataaaaaaaaaatggtttgacCATTTAAAACAATGACATGATCAGTAAGAAGGGTCGCGTTCACCATGTTCTCAGACTGACTCTATAACTGGTAAATTTAAAAAGTACACTATAGGATTTGCATTACATGTAGCATTGTAGGCTGTGTACCACCTTCAAGAGCAGATAATTAAAGCAAGCTAACAGTGCTAACTAACTGACTAACTAATTAACTAACTGACTAACTAATTAACTAACCTACCATAACCACTTACCTGACGCACCACTGATCTCTGCGACTTCCTCTCCATTTAATGAGAGGAGAGGATCCAAATAAACATGGTTACTCgttttttatttccatgtttGCGTGTTAAATAGGAACTAATTCCACATAGGAACTAAAGTCATAAGAGGGGAACTGAAGTAATTACCGTGAATGCAGGGTTAGGATGCTGTGGTGATTGCATGTGATCATGTGACCTAACACTTGCTAATAGGTCTAGAATACATTACATCAGAGAACACTGACACTATTTATTActtgttttttaattcattcttattttttttctttctttttcagttgcTCAAGGGACCAAAGTTATGACCATGAAAGGATGCACAACCAGTAACATGTGCAATGTGACTCTACTCAGAGCTCATGGACTGATCTTAACAGATGTGTACTGCTGTGCTGGGAACCTGTGTAACGCTGCTGAGAGCTTTGCACTGAGTTTCCTCCTCATGTTCATCCCTCTGCTCTCTTTCATCCTCTTCTAATCAAATGTCAGACTGGGAACCTCATCATGTGGTCATTTAAAAACTCTACTATACTCAACTTGCTGTGCTACAGGCTTCCCTTTCTCTTCGCATGTGTCTCCTCCAGGtgtaaagttttaaagttttaagaaatattttaaaaaaaataataataataaatcatttattaactGATTTCAAAAAAGCTACATTGTAAAGAAATCTcagataaaa from Silurus meridionalis isolate SWU-2019-XX chromosome 16, ASM1480568v1, whole genome shotgun sequence encodes the following:
- the LOC124399110 gene encoding urokinase plasminogen activator surface receptor-like, yielding MTSSFYPATMKTQLTLLLVCTIFSGAWSLECYPYTYDYDYTGTFTNCSSTCSSTTTTVDIYLVSGVSGLSFTTVDYDFSCGSPEKCVNTSINIGVVRITNNTQCCSTNHCNNDTLPEMPQQSINGKKCYTCNENDCSQNLYCEGKEDRCITATVAQGTKVMTMKGCTTSNMCNVTLLRAHGLILTDVYCCAGNLCNAAESFALSFLLMFIPLLSFILF